The following is a genomic window from Marinobacter sp. NP-4(2019).
ATTTCCTGCTTGTCCGGGCGGGCATAAGCCACTTCCACTCGAATCATTCCACAACTCCTGCATACACCATGTCCGCACGCCGACAAAACGCATCCACCATCGTATTGGCGGCCTGACTGAATACCGGGCCAAACGTCATACGGGAGAGCGATCCGGAGAATTCGAATTCCAGTGTCAGGATAACCTTACAGGCATTGTCGTCCAGCGCCCGGAAGTGCCAGCGACCGGTAAGATTGCGAAACGGCCCATCCACCAGACTCATCTCGATGGTCTCGGGGTGACTCAACTGATTGCGGGTGGTCAGACGATGGCGGATGCCGCCCTTGGCCACATCCAGGGACGCGGTAATCTGCCCTTCGTCCCGATTGTGAATTTCCGCGCCCGCACACCAGGGCAAAAACTCGGGATAACGGGCAATGTCGTTGACCAAATGGAACATGCGCTCAGCGGAGTGCATGACCAGGGCTGTCTTGTCGATCTGATGGGGCATTCTTCATCCCGCGGTCGGCTGTATTCAGAATTTCAGACGCTATGATAAAGGATCTCGTCCCGTTTTGGGCCTTTTTTGGGGGCCGGATCACTCCCCGGCGCATCATCGTGCCTGGCAGGACGCGCCTCCCCATCAGCCGGGACTGATTGCGAGGGTTCCGTCACCTGCCCGCCCCCACTTTGCTTGCCATTGACTGGCGGAGCCT
Proteins encoded in this region:
- a CDS encoding type II toxin-antitoxin system RatA family toxin; the encoded protein is MPHQIDKTALVMHSAERMFHLVNDIARYPEFLPWCAGAEIHNRDEGQITASLDVAKGGIRHRLTTRNQLSHPETIEMSLVDGPFRNLTGRWHFRALDDNACKVILTLEFEFSGSLSRMTFGPVFSQAANTMVDAFCRRADMVYAGVVE